The following nucleotide sequence is from Acidimicrobiia bacterium.
CACCCGTAGATCGTTCGGCAGTTCGAAGGCCTCCACAGGCAGGCCTGCCCCTTCGGGACCGATGGTTACCTCGACCACCTCGACGTCGCCTCTCGGGAAAGTCACGTGGAAGCTGAACTCCTCACGGACAATCTGCTCGTGGATCACCTTCGACGTGAGCTTGGCCCCTGGAACGAACGGGACGTTCAGTGCGCGGTAGTCCTCCTCGCGGGCCGGGTCGTCGAGACGGGCGATTGCTGTCGGGACTCCGAACACCCGTTTGGCGACCTGAACCGCCATTGCGTTGGCGTTGTCAGAGTTGGTTGCGGCAACGAACGCATCGGCATACTCGATCCCGGCGTTGCGTAACACCCGCACGTCGTATGCAAGCCCCTCGTGCGTGATTCCGTTGAACGTTGAGCCGAGACGGTCGAAGATGCCGGGCCGGTCATCTATCACCGACACGTCGTGTCCCTCCTCGGCCAGGGTGAGAGCAAGGTCACTTCCGACCCGGCCACATCCCGCGATAACGATTCGCATTTGTTCCCCCTATCGGGTCTTGGTCACGGACTGGTTCACGGCGGTGTCCCTGACGAGCGTGAGGGGGAGTTGGCCCGGAGTGTTTGGTCGCCATTCGTTGCGCAGGAATACATGGGCCAGCGCCTCTTCATCGGGGAGGTGAGCCGGTCCCAGGTATTCATGCAAGATGCCGCTCACCCGGTAGCGAACGCCGATTCTCAGATCCTTGGGAAGACGTGAACGTTTCTCGACATCGGGACACCGCCAATCTGCGCCG
It contains:
- a CDS encoding NAD-binding protein — its product is MRIVIAGCGRVGSDLALTLAEEGHDVSVIDDRPGIFDRLGSTFNGITHEGLAYDVRVLRNAGIEYADAFVAATNSDNANAMAVQVAKRVFGVPTAIARLDDPAREEDYRALNVPFVPGAKLTSKVIHEQIVREEFSFHVTFPRGDVEVVEVTIGPEGAGLPVEAFELPNDLRVAAVYRAHSTVIPDGGFVLAEGDLVVAAARSGARNKIRGYLAVKEGQQ